Part of the Falco cherrug isolate bFalChe1 chromosome 1, bFalChe1.pri, whole genome shotgun sequence genome, TGGCGGTGCCAAGTCCCGCACCTACgtgctggcagcagagagcCAGGCTGCCATGGAGTCGTGGGTGAAGTCGCTCTCACGAGCCAGCTTTGACTACATGCGCCTGGTGGTGCGGGcactggagaagcagctggaggagatgcGCTGGGGaccagctggtggctgcagtggctgccAGGGCTTGCCCGGCTCCTGGAAGCCGAAGCCCATGGGGCTGGAGCGGTCCCCAGAGCGGTTGCCGGCTCTGCCCACTGTCCTGCCAAAGGAGAATGGCTGCGCAGTGTGGAACAATGTGCCGGGAGCGGACCGGCTGCCCGGTGCCTCTGGCTGCACCAGGCACGATAGCGAGGGGAACCTGCGGCCACCACCGCTGCCACCGCGCAGGCGGGCATCAAGCAGTGAGGCAGGCAGTGCCAGAGTGGCTGCAGCGGAAAGCCTGTCCACCTTCTGCCAACTCCATGAGCAGTATGGCCGGGAGGTGGCCCAGCTGCGGCAGGACTGGCTGGAGAGGCGGCGTGGCCCCCGGCCCTGAGAGgtggctgagccctggggacctTCCAGGACCCGATGATCATCCTTGGTGCTGCCTCAGTCCTCTCCTCACTCTGGGATGTGCAGCCTTGTCCATGGCTGTGATGGACACCTGCTGATGGTGCCACAGAGGGCCCAGCACTGAGGGACACCAGTGTGCTCTGTGATGGTGAAATGCCAGCCTGGCACTGGTGGCAGCTGGGCTCAGCGTGCCACCAGCCAGCCATGAaatcccagggctgctggggctgccagctcTCAGGCATCTCGTGATCTCAGGCATCTTGCAGGGGTGCATGCCACTGGCCATGCCTCGGTGCGGGGTGGCCCATCCAGCGCAAGCAAGCTACAAACCACTTGCTGGCTGATGCCTCCTGAGAATCAGCCACTGCACTGGGTCTGGTAGGGCCTCTTGATGCTCTTGCAGCAGGATCATGCACCAGCAATGCTTTTGGAGGAGGATTTTGATGGCATGTCACCCACCTGAGCCTCTGCACCGTTTTTCACAGCCGGGGAGCCTGCTactgccttcccctccctgcccaacACAAGTGATTGGCTGAGGTCAGCTGAGCTCCACCAgatccctctgctccagcaggatgtggtttgcaaatgaaaatatcagTGAGCGCAGTCCTTCCTTAATGGCAGCAGCACGGCAtgtcccagctgcctggggagctggtGATACCCAGCCCTGGGTGTTCTGCATAGGGTGATGGCTGCTTGCAGCCCAGCCAGTGAAACCATGGAGGGGACAGATGCAAGGAGAACACAGAAACTGCAGGCACTGCCTCACCGGGTGGATATTTCAAGTCAGAGCATCATCCCCAGGCTGGCTTGTGAAGGGGAAGCATCGCTTGCGGTGGTGAGCAGGAACATATGTGTCAGCAGCGGAGCGTGTCGAATGATTCATGTGCTAAACCAGAGTGAAGCTGGTGTCTCATACCGGTGCTTCTCTTCCCCCAGTGGTTTATATCAACACTAAAGCTGCTGGCCTGGAGGTGGGATGACCTACCATAGGTCTGGGGGGAGCAGACAGGGCACCACAGGCTTGGGCTGGGTGGCTCTGGTTCCCTTTGACCCCTTGGGACAGGCACCAGATTTTGTTTGTTACAATAAAAGTTGTTTCAGAAATTCCCTTCTGGCCCTGGTTCTTGTTTGCACCTTTaagcccctggggaggggggcccAGGTAGGAATTAACTATACAATTTCATTCCCTTTCTGTCCCCACCGAGTGGGACACGGCCAGTGCCAGGGATTTGCAGTGGCCTGGAGCCCCACATCTGCCCACAGGGATGGGTGGGATGGGTGGAAAGGAAGGGGTGGGATGAGTTGGTGCCACCCTGAGAATATCACGATTCAGTGCCAGGGTGGTCCCACGGCAGGGACAGCACAGTTCTGCCCTCCCTGATGGCTTAAGCAGCCAGGCACAGGTGACTGACATGGGGTTTGGGCATTGGAAAAGAGCTGGGAGACTGGGAGCAAAACCCTCCAGCAGTTTCACTGGTGGAAATAGTACTGGGTGCCCCAGCATGACTTGCTGGTGCATTACAGCCTTAATGGGATGTTACAACCACCCCTCCAAACCCCAGGTTACAGGCTGCACTGCGTGATGCCAACCAGGTTTGGGTGCCCATGGCGAGGTGGCCCTGTGCTCTTGGTGGGACATCCCCAGACCTCTGCCAAGAGGTCTTAGCCAGGGACAAAATATCTATCCTCTTGCCAGGGCAGGTGTCGGTGCTGTGCAGGGATCGGGAAACCTGCCCTTGAGGAGATGGCCAACATGACCCCATGTGCCTGCCCGCAACACCCCACCTGCATGAACACCCCAGTTTCTTGCTGAAGTGGGGTTCTGCAGCAGGTTGGGAGGGGGGGAACGCCTCttagggaaactgaggcatgaaGCCAGCTGGGGTCACTTGCTTGCTGAGAGCACTGCAGAACATggagccctgctcccagccaggcaTGGCACCCTGCTACGTATTTCAGCATTTGGAGCGGTACCGAGGACAGGCGCAGCTACACCCGCAGCATCCAGATGGTTAACGTGACCCCATCAGTCGGCTGCAGAGGAAGATGCTGGTTTCCatggcagccagcccagcttcTCCAGACATTCagatattcattaaaaataaatccttcccAACATGTTAGCTGACAAACAAGCTTAAACAGATACGCAACATATGGATTTATTAATTCATCAAATGCAAACAGCCCTGCCTCGTGTCAGAAGCTGCAAGCTTGCCTGGCGATGGCCAGTTCTGAAGAAGTGCTGGGGTGTGGCTCCATCCCGCAATACTGAACCGAACCTCATGCTGGAGGATGCTGAGCTACCCTGGGGGCAGGAGCAAACCTGCAGCAGGGATGAGCACAGGACTTCCACAGGGCAGGATCATACCCTGAGCTGGACTAGCCCCATTGAACACCCCTTCtctcccccgtcccccccccaaCCACCAGGAGATAATTTATGGCAGTGAGAGCTCACGAACCCAAAGCAAGGCTGCGACTTCCAAGGGAGCCAACATCAACCCAGGCGCTGCGCGAAGCTGAGGAGCTCCCATCCCAGCCGCCTCCAGACAAAACACACCCCAGGGCCAGAGTCGTATCCAACTTCTGTATTTAGTGGCTCTTTACAGAACTTGTTCCTTCCAAAATTGTTAAACAAAGTTCATCGATCTCATAGAAACTTTTGAAGTACAGTACATGAGCCTAACAAAAACGTGATTGGTATGTCCCGCTAGCTTTAATACAACAGGATTGCCGTCTTCAAGACTATCCTAAGTGCTTCCTCAAATCCCGTTCCACTAAAGCTCCTGCTAGCACATGACGGAGACGAGCAGTCAATGGTCGCGCCTCGACCTTCTGCAGCGCGGTGGCAAGGGAAGAGCGGCCGCGGGCAAGCTGGGgcttgctggggcagggcaggcgggcaagcagagctgtgccttcACAAAAGCCACTTTTAGCATCGCTCATCGACTACCAcccaaatataaaaataccttCTATTCTGATAAAAATGTATACAGTGGAAAATTAGTCAATGCATAGCCTCGAAGCCTGGCGGGGGAGCCCTCCCAGCGGTGGTGGCCTTGGTGGGTGATGGCTGATGCTATGCGGGCAGGGAACAGGGCAgaccagcccagcactggccacCCCCCATCTTTTAAAGGCATTTCATTAGCAGAAGctggctggcagtgctgggggcagggaggcggCGGGGAACACGCCAGGATGGTGCCACTGCTGAGCTCCTGCGCAGGGTCAGCCCTGCAAAGCCAAAGCTTGATGGTACTTTGCCCAATTCAGGTTTGAGCTTGCCCAGTTCAGGCAGGAGCCTGTCACAACACCCTGGGGCTCATCCTGGCTTCAGCGGCAGCCCCTGTCTGAGGACATGGCTGCAATGAGGGGATGCTCATCCTGCCCGGGCACTCTCCCTAGGGAAAAGTGCTTCAGCCGCAAGAGCTGGCTGTgatgctgggagcagccccgAGCAGGGTTTGGCCCCCTGTGAGTAGGCAGCTCATAATTTTTTGGATGCTCGTCCCCAAGCACTGGTGCCCCAGGGGCAAAGCTCCAAGgcttcatctctttttctttcccaaacgATGGCAGAACGTGGGGAACCGGGATCTCATAGATGTCCATCCCCAGCGAGCCAGAGCCATCCCCGAGCATCACATGTGGGTACCTCTTCCCACCTCGCTCCCAAAATCACAAGCACAGGTTGCTTGCATAGCTTTTGCCttattttgttctcttcctggggagctggcaggagccGTGCTGTGCCGTATCAGGGCTGCCACTGGTCACTGGCTGGAGGAAGCGCGAAGGACGGCGTTCGGACCATGCTACATCTTGTTCCAGAAGGCTATTGCAGACATTTCTACAACATATACAACCGCACGGGACATTCTGTGTTACAAAGGTTTTCAAAAAACATAAACCACCAGAACTAAATACATACTCGATGGCATCAGGGTTTTTGCTTTAGAGTCTTCAGGGACTATGACGCAGTCTCTGGCTGGGGCAGAAGCGATGCAGTGTCTTACAGACAGAGGTGGAAACTGCTCGGCAAGAGTTTATTAAATTTGGTCAGTCTCATAGTGCTTCTTGATGGCTTTGCTCAGTAAGtctttctgtggtttgttttttttttcttgtttgtttttaatctcaTCCAGTGGCAAACTACAAGACTTCAGTGTACATTTAATGACACGACTGCTACATCATCCTGATTTTATAGCTATCTTTAATATCAAAGCAGCTTAAGCTGTTAATAAATTCCAAAGTatccttttattaaaatatctaaaagaggtctataaatattttttgtttgtttttttttttctttttttcttttcttttctaaaattgttcccagtttttcacatttaaaacaaagccggggaggggggcggcaTTGTAGTGGGGGCCCCCCCTTTCCATGGGCGCTCCCCTCCGTGGCGCTGGCCACATGTCACCTCTTGGTGCGTGCTGCAtttaacaaaatatatatatatatgtgggggtgtatatatatatatatatttagggCGGCAGGGGGGCTCAGAACTCCCACTCAAGGGCCTCCTCACGGTTGGCAGCCCGCTCCAGGCGGTGGATGATGTTGTTGAGGTTGGCCATCTTCTCATGGCGCCGCTGGACGCTGGTGCTGagccgggggccgggggctggcgGCAGTGCCGGTGAGACCGGCCCGGCAGAGGATGGCCCCGGTGAGGCCGAGCCGGTGAGACCAGGCGAGGATGCTGCTGAGGGCGATGTTGGGGAGACCTCCAAACTGCAACGGGATGAGCCCGCAGAGGACTGGGAGCTGTCGGGGTGCGGTGGCGGTGGTGGTGCGGGTCCTCCGGCGGCAGCACCAGcacggccgccccgccgcggaAGGCTGCCGGCGCTGGGGGCAGCTGCatggggggctgccccccgcTCCTCCTGGGGAGGTCCGGTCCCCTCGGCCGCCCCGGCTGGGCTGCGTGAGTCCCGCCGGCGGCCCCAGCCAcctgcctccccctgctcctccttcaCCTTCACGGGCACCGCGGCACAGGGGTGCTCGCCCCCCCCAAACACAGGTTTACGGTCCTCGGTGTCTGAAtcggggctgtggggggcccGGCGCCCGGGGACGGCTGCCCCACCACTCTGCTCTGGGTCTGTGTCATTGTCCTGCGTGCCCTCCACCAGCATCTCCCGGCGCATCCGTGACCTGCCGGGACACAACCACAAAGGGTTGGTGACCATCACCCATCGCCCCGTGTTGCGGGCACCACATGTCTTGGACAAGCATCTTCAGCCAGAAAAATGTGATGACATTGCCTGAGACGTAAAACCCCACTTTGACAgccttcaaaacatttttttggaggaaaaactGCTGCTTGAGCACGGGGAACGGATTTTGCAACACCTTGGGCTGTTTCCAGCCAAACGGAGCCAGTTTTGCAAGTGTTTTCCACTACCtttgttgttgtggttgttGTTATTTAATATACAAAATTTTTCAAAGGTTTATTTTCGGGCATTTGTGTTTACCAAGAGCAGGAGGGGCTTTCCTAGAACCATGCAAGGGGAAAGGTCGTAGGTTTCAAACCCCCATTAGTCAATGCTTCACCAAAAAGCCTGACTTTTCAAGCTCTCCCCTGCACTCCCCACACGATGGCTTCACACAAGTAACTTCATCCAGCTCCCATAAATATTGACCATCTACTTCACGCTGCCCAGGGGGAcctggaggcagctggaggctcTGCAGCCTCGACACAAGCACTTACATGTCTTTTAATACTGGTTTATAtaggggagggggcacagcccaTCCCCTGGGCTGTTGACTCAGAGCAGGCAGCTCTTGGTGTGGCTCTGGGGAGGGTTCAGGAGCCATGCGTTCACCTGCAATGCTGCCTGAGGATGAagcctgtgctgctccctggggtcaggctgctgtggggatgGATGCTGTGCTTCAGAAGCCTCCATAAGGCCTTTCTCCACCCATCATAGAGCTCCTGCTGGGTGGCGAGTGGTGTCCTGCACCAGTGAGCAGGTGGACATGAGCATGGAAACCTCTTTAGATGCTCTGCGTTACTTGGTCAAGGTGGTCAACACCTCCTGACCAGCTGCCAGCCAAAGCACATGCAGTGTTTTGGCTGCATAGAAGCgcagaatcatttaggttggaaaagacctttaagatctgATCCAACCGTtaatccagcactgccaagtccatcactaaaccatgtccctgagcactgcaCCTATATGTTTTTGAACTCTCAGGGACGGTggctccaccacctcccagggCAGCCAGTTCTGATGCTtgaccaccttttcagtgacgaaatttttcctaattttctccaatctaaaccttccccagcacaacttgaggctgtttcctctcatcttgttgcttgttacttgggagactgtgcccacctgcctgcagcctctttcaggtagttgtagagagcgagAAGGTCCTCCCCGAgcctcctttctccaggctgaacacccccagtgccctcagctgctccccatcagccttgtgctccagccccccccaccagctttgctgccctcctctggacatgctccaggacctctacatccctcttgcaATCCCCCCCAGTTCTGCACCCGAGGACCTCCAGTGACCACATGTGGGTCTGCACCTCTCCATCTAGACAAagaggggctgggagagcaTGAAGAGGAACAGTGACACCACCTTGGTGGCACAGCACCACCAGAGGTCCGAAACCCAGGAGCATCCGTACCTGTAGTTGTGGAACCAGTTGATGACGGTGTTGGTCTTAAGGTTGAGCTGGAAGGAGAGCAGTTCAATGGTCTGCTGGGAGGGGTAGGGCTCCAGCTGGTAGGCTTTCTTCAGGGCTTCCTTCTCCTCTGGGGCCAGCACCACCCGTGGCTTCTTAATCTGGAGGAGGCTGAGGTCCTgcggctgcaggctggggctggcacacTCGGAGCGGGCGCTGGGGGATTCGCTGTCCGAGCCGGTGCTCATCAGCCCGTACCGACGTTTCAGGtaggctgcaggagaggagacCCAGCTGCGCGCCGCTCGCCCCCCAGCCCAAGGAGCACCCCCCTCGGCCAGCACGCCCACCCCGGTGGGGCTGCATCGCCCTGACCCTCACctttcttctccagcttcttcaTGTCACGCAGCTTCTCCACGTTGTGGGGGTCGTTGAGCCAGAGCTGCATGCGGACGAAGGGCTCCCTCCCCTTCAGGCTCAGCTTGTGCCACGGCTTGGGCCTGGAGAGGAGATCGGACACCGAGCCCTGCGTCAGGCCCAGGATGCTCTCCCCGAACAGCCGCTGGCCTGGCGGAGGAGAAGCAGAGGTGGTTAGAGTGGGGCAGAGCAGCGAGGCAGGCGCTACAGTCCCTCTGCAGAGTGGGTACACCCTGTTTCCCGGCCAGCATCCTCCCCAGCATCTTGGGATCGCCCCCCAGGCACCCGCAGTGAACCAAGGCGAGTCTGCGGCTATGGGAACTGGGGTGATGCATCTATGGAGCCTCACCAGCAGCTCACGAAAACCCAGGCGGAGACAGGGTCCGCACCTAAATTGTTGTCTGTCAAGACCTCCTTGACCTTCTTGGTGATGGAGTAGGTGTCCAGCTCGGGGGACATGGCAACGATCTCCTGGATGCCCACAGGTCCCTGGCTGTTGGGGTACGTCTTCCCACCCATCGCAGGCGTCGACCGGCTCTCGGGCTGCTGGTTTTCCTTGCTGCTCTCCAAGGCCAGGGTGAGGGGCTCCTGGCAGCCCTTCTCATGctcggcagggctggggggcggcgAGGGGGACGGCTGGGGCTCCACCGGGCTGGCTGCGCGACACCGGGGCAGAGGGGTCAGCGGGGACGGCAGGGATGGCGGGAGGGGACaacagcagggagctggcaggcgCAGGAAGGTTATCTCGGGGATGCCTGCCGCTCTGCCCTCTGGAGAGGGGGGATGCCAGCCAACTCTCTCTGGTGGCTACAGCAACATGGGAGGTGCCAGTGGAATaattaaagagagaaaacatcACTAATATAAAAAACCCAGCTACTACTTTATGCCAGGCACAAAGCCAAAGACTctgctgtggttttccttttttttttttttaaaaaaaaaaaatagatgactTTCAAAACCCATTTCTGACAAAATATTTGAGGATCTGTGTAACAGCCCTAAATTGCCACAGTGACCAACTAAGGGGGTTCAAAATGAGTTGGATGGATCAGAGGGGGATGAAAGGGGCTTCCCAGGATTGGGGTGCGGGTTGGGGTGCTGGCGGTGGCATGGGCAGATCTTCCCGGCGCTGGGGTGGGAAGCAGGAGAAACTCGCCCTGCACTGGGATGTGGGGGATGGATGCAGAAGCACCGGGGGCACTGATGGCACATGGGGACCACGGGGACGGCAGCGGAACTTACCCTGGGAGGGTGTTGGCTGCTGGCTGATGCCTTGGCCCAGCTGGTCGGTCAGCCAGAGCTGCATACGGATGAAAGGCTCCCGACCCTTCTGCGTCAGCTTGCTCCACGGCTTGGGCCGCGACAGCATGTCGCTCACGCTGCCCTGGGACAGCCCCAGCACCTATGCACCATGTAGGTGTCACCCGCTGGGGCCAGGGCATGTTGccctctgtgctgggctgctgcctgccctccgtCCCCATTTCAAGGGAGGGGAAGCAGGCTGCCACCCACTGCCATGCTCGTGGCCCCATGGTATGTCCAGACCCCCTGGCCCCAGCCATGGGTACTGTGACTCTGGTGGGTCCCTCTGGGATACCCAGTGGGCTGGGAGGATGGTCCCCACAGGGCTCTGCACTGGGGACAGGGTGTTCTTGGTGGGAAGTGCCATTAACCCAGTGGTGGTCATTGGGAGACCAACCGGGGTTGGGTCAGACCCTGAGGACTTGGCATCCTCCACGGGGAAACCCACCAGGGAGAGCGGGGACCCTGGAAAGAGCTGGTGGAGGCCACCAGTGTGCCCTGGGATCTGGGTTACAGAGCAGAGGGGACAGTGGACCCTCCTTCTCCAAGCTGTTACCTTCTCTCCAAAGATCCTCTGGCAGATGCCGTTCTTGGCCAACTTCTCCTTGACCTGCCGAGTCAGCTCCAGCGTGTCCACCTCCCTGTACATGTACATCTCATACTGCTCGGGTGTCAGTGGTGGCACGGTGGGCTTCAGGGTCCGTGGCACGTAGGTGGGGTAGTAGGAGAGACGAccaccagctgctggctctgcaccAGCTCCCTCCGTCTTCATCTCTGTCAGTCGGTGGGGTTCATCGTCTGCTGGTGGCAGCTCATCCTCGTTGGTGCCACCCTCGCTGGGCTCGCCCCGTGGCCAGCCCCGGCCGTTGGCCATGCTGGAGTAGctcgaggaggaggaggagagcgaAGGCGAGACAGAGGTGTAGGGTCGGCTGAGCAGGCTCCGCTCCGATGCCCAGTGCTGGTCGAAGTAGGAGCCAGCATCGCCGATCTCCGACTTCACCTTCCGGATGATGCTCTGGACAAAGGCAGCGGGTGAGAGTACGGCCAGGGGCGTCTGCGGGGGGCCAGGGCTGGTCCCGCTCCCCTCCTCCTGCTTGACATAGGTCGGAACGATGTTCTGGCTGACGGTGGCCAGCGTGGAGCGCTCGGCAGGCGATGTATCCCCGGGGCGCCCACTGCTCCCTGACTCCATCTCCAGCAGcgcctgctgctgtgcctgcatcTCCCGCCGTGCCTGCTCCAAGATGCTCTTGATGGCGTCCTCTGAGCTGCTGCCGCCTGTCCCGTTGGCCACTGTTTGCGATGCTGATGGTGTTTTGGGTTCCCCTGCAAAGAAAAGGGGTGAGGGGAGCCCTAAGGAGCAGCATGCACCGTTTTACCGTGTGGTCATAATTCaaaatgcaggagaaaagggATTTTATCCCGATCTGTTCTGGAGTGCTATCCATCAAGCAGGTGCAGATCAGAAGAACAAGCAGCACCcccaaagcaaaagctgcgccCCCCCCAGCTCAAAGCGAGCTGCCTTTTTGACGATTGCAAAGTAAATCCCATTACCAACAACGGCAATAGACAAAcatgtttgttttccctgaCTGTTTTTCCACCGTTCCTGTCTAATTTAATTCTCCAGGATTCTGCTTTCTCAGCAGACTACctgttttaatgtatttcatttcttGTAATTGACTGCGAGCGCAGCTGCTGTAATGATTCCTCATGCCAGATGGATCATGCATCCTCATTTAATCATctggtttggggcaggggggagaaaaaaggtaGATCCAAAGTTTCCAAAAGCCCAGATACAAATGCTGCTGCATGGGGAGTCTTCCATCCCTTACAGTATTTACCAACGATTCTTCCTACCATGCCTCAAACCTCCTCTGTGGCTTTCAGCAGGAGAAATGTCCCCCAAAAAGCTCATTTTGGCCCCGCCAGGGCTGCTCCATCCTGGGTGCCggctcccagccagccacagggtTAGCCCAGGGCCACCTTGGCCAGGACTGTGCCACgagtgctgggctgggcaggggctggctaACATTCCCTAGGGGATGCAGAGACCCCCGTGCCAGATGCTGTCAGTGTTGCGGGTGTTTCAGCATGCTGTGGGACCCACAGCCatgcagcacccagctgctggcaccctTCTGGGTGCTGCTCCCACAGGGGCAGAGCAAGGGCTTGGGCACCCCTGGAGCCACCCACATGCTGACACCTACCTCCCTTCTGTGACTCGATCTCCTTCTTTGCCTGCTCCAGGATGCTTTTGATGGCATCATCAGAGCCAGTCTCCGGCGTCCTGATCCGTGGCGTGATGCTACCTGATCAAAGAGGCAGAATAACAGCTTTGTCACCGGCTCTGGTTTTACAAGCTCCACTTGTACGTCAGGAAGTATTTACTGCTCCTCATGTTCAGTTATTTTAGGGATGCTGGTTTTAAGACAAATGTCATTCCCAATTAGTCACTAGTCAGTGCATGGGGAGCACTAGTAGCCTCGGCTGCCAGCTCTCGCCTCCGgcacagcatctcccagccacCTTGCTTGCCCCATCCAAAAGCACACACTCCCCACCGGCACAcagggtgctgagcagagaCATGGGCACGGGGACCACGTCCCCCATCCTCAGCACTGTGCCCTCTCGCCTGTGCAGGTGAAGGGTTAATGCTGGATCGGATCCAGGGAATAAATTGGAGCTGTCTGGGTTGAAATGCAAGCAGATGCATGGACCACGGACCTGCATCCCCCAGTCCTGTGCCACCATGGGGACCTGAGTGACCAGCCACAACTGCTGCCACCACTGGGACGGGGCCAGAAGCCACAGTCCCTGGAGTCAGGCTTTACCATCTCATGGTGGTGCCAACACTGCGCCGAGTTCCCACAGCATTaaaacttcattattttaacaaaatattcccGAGCACATTGATTCATACGCTATGAAACAGCCTAATGAATAATTAAATGGCACTTGTCAGAATAAACGAGTAAAGCACGTCCGGGGATGCAGCTTCCACAATGATGGGTTCTTGTTAATTGCTACCATTTGCCTGGGCTccatcccacccagcagccGATTCCGTCCCACCCTGCAGTGAGTGAGGGGACCACCAGGGACAATCCCTAAGTGTCACCGGTGACTCCATGCGCATCCCTGCCTCTCTTGCCAGCACATCACAGGCTGGCGAGCATCCCTGCCGCAGCAtggggcaccctggggtgctgccgGGGTGAAGCGGGGTGCATTGGGAGGGGATCCCACAGCACcgcctgcagcatcccagggcaGGACCCATGGGCTGGGGCCACCCCAACCACTCACCTCTCTGGCGCACCTGGATAGTCCTCAGGGCCAGCACGTTCTGCTCATCGGAGAGGAACTGCTTCATCTTGATGAACGGCTCCTTGCCCTTCACCGTCAGCTTGTGCCAGGGCTTGGGTCGGGCCAGGATCTCGCTGACAGAGCCCTGCGACAGCCCCAGCACGTAATGCCCGAAGACCCGCTGCCCGATGTTGTgcttcagcagctgctccttcaccTGGAAGGCGATTTCGGCTGTGTCCAGCTGCTCCTCCTcggcagagctgctggtgctgccctcGGATGGCTCGCCAGGCGGGCTGGTGGCACTGGCAGCCGGCGCGGTGCCAGGGTGCGTGGCACTGCCCTTGGCCCCGAAgaaggcagaggggaagggtgGCCCCACACTGGCATTCTCATTCTTGTAGGCAGGCAGTGGTGGGTGGGGGGCCTTGGGGTCTCCTGACAGCCGCTCGCCCCCTGGGAAGGGGGACAGTGAGAAAGTCTGGGGGCCATCAGGAGCCAGGCCGGGACCGGGAAGAGGtgggaggggagtgggggaggTGGGTTCGTCTGCCGGGGCATGTTGGGGGGATGGGTACGGCTGCTCCATGCCCAGCGAATCCTTCCCCGACTCGTCTTCGGAGTGATCCTCCTCTAGAGATGAATGAGAGAAAGGGAGACGCACTAGAGTCCCCCCAGCCGGCAGCTCCggcacagccccacagcaaaGCATCTCCTGCCTCCGTTTCCCCAGGTGGCTTCCCACCCCCTGTCCTCCCCCTGCCAGCTGCGGGCTCCTTCCCACCGCTGGGGCAGCATCCGACCCTGCTGCCCACATTCCCAGGGAGGCTCCTGATGGGACCAGGGATGCCGCAGGACCCGGGAACCCTACCAGTGctggccagcaggctgggctTCTCCAGCAGGTACTTCTGGGAAGGGTAGAAagcctccttccccagcagcagggcctCCTCTGCCTTCGATATGCTCTGCAAGGAGCCAAGCCGAGATGGGAAAGGGCGGCGGAGCCACTGGCGGCAGGGCTGGCACGCGTGCCACAGCCCGGCGAGCATGCCGGCACACGCCGCAGCACTTGCCTGGGGAAGGCTGCAGCTGGCGGAGGCCACCTTCATCGCCTTCAGGATGCTGGGAGGGAGACAAGGTGGGTGACTCGGCGGGCACGGCTTTTTGCTGCCATCAAGCCACCGAGCGTTACGGCTGCTGAAGTGTGCCGTGGGTGCTGACGGCACCCGGCCGGCCggggacaggcaggcagcaggcatgGATCAAGCCATACCTCAGCTCCGTTTTGATCTCCTCGTAGTCCGCCTGCGcctgcagcttctcctccagcttctGCGGAGCAGAGGGGGGGAGTCCTCGCAGCCG contains:
- the CUX2 gene encoding homeobox protein cut-like 2 isoform X9; translated protein: MEPPGPRPAAPEVIALSKRSKEAETAFLSVYKQLIEAPDPAPVLEAARSLEDRLQQLQRLEPEPSPLKDLSRPWKKHPELVGTKEHREGTSPATGLAAVAEPPFSGVDGKALCTETLLQRNEAEKQKGLQEAQVTLAARLGEAEEKIKVLHAALKATQTELLELRCKYDEEAASKADEVAMIMTNLEKANQRAEAAQREVESLREQLAAVNSSLRLACCSPPGAAGQDKVNYSMCSGSRLEAALAAKDREILRLLKDVQHLQSSLQELEESSANQIAELEGQLAAKNEAIEKLEEKLQAQADYEEIKTELSILKAMKVASASCSLPQASAAACAGMLAGLWHACQPCRQWLRRPFPSRLGSLQSISKAEEALLLGKEAFYPSQKYLLEKPSLLASTEEDHSEDESGKDSLGMEQPYPSPQHAPADEPTSPTPLPPLPGPGLAPDGPQTFSLSPFPGGERLSGDPKAPHPPLPAYKNENASVGPPFPSAFFGAKGSATHPGTAPAASATSPPGEPSEGSTSSSAEEEQLDTAEIAFQVKEQLLKHNIGQRVFGHYVLGLSQGSVSEILARPKPWHKLTVKGKEPFIKMKQFLSDEQNVLALRTIQVRQRGSITPRIRTPETGSDDAIKSILEQAKKEIESQKGGEPKTPSASQTVANGTGGSSSEDAIKSILEQARREMQAQQQALLEMESGSSGRPGDTSPAERSTLATVSQNIVPTYVKQEEGSGTSPGPPQTPLAVLSPAAFVQSIIRKVKSEIGDAGSYFDQHWASERSLLSRPYTSVSPSLSSSSSSYSSMANGRGWPRGEPSEGGTNEDELPPADDEPHRLTEMKTEGAGAEPAAGGRLSYYPTYVPRTLKPTVPPLTPEQYEMYMYREVDTLELTRQVKEKLAKNGICQRIFGEKVLGLSQGSVSDMLSRPKPWSKLTQKGREPFIRMQLWLTDQLGQGISQQPTPSQASPVEPQPSPSPPPSPAEHEKGCQEPLTLALESSKENQQPESRSTPAMGGKTYPNSQGPVGIQEIVAMSPELDTYSITKKVKEVLTDNNLGQRLFGESILGLTQGSVSDLLSRPKPWHKLSLKGREPFVRMQLWLNDPHNVEKLRDMKKLEKKAYLKRRYGLMSTGSDSESPSARSECASPSLQPQDLSLLQIKKPRVVLAPEEKEALKKAYQLEPYPSQQTIELLSFQLNLKTNTVINWFHNYRSRMRREMLVEGTQDNDTDPEQSGGAAVPGRRAPHSPDSDTEDRKPVFGGGEHPCAAVPVKVKEEQGEAGGWGRRRDSRSPAGAAEGTGPPQEERGAAPHAAAPSAGSLPRRGGRAGAAAGGPAPPPPPHPDSSQSSAGSSRCSLEVSPTSPSAASSPGLTGSASPGPSSAGPVSPALPPAPGPRLSTSVQRRHEKMANLNNIIHRLERAANREEALEWEF